The genomic DNA TCCATAATGGTGAAGGCGCATATCCTTTGATGGTAGCCGCAATTGATGCTGCCCGGCATTCGGTTCATCTCAGCACCTATATCTTTGACGGGGATGCGACGGGGAGCAAATTCATTGATGCCTTGCGGCGGGCGGCGGAGCGGGGGGTCGAGGTCCGGGTCATAGTGGACAGCCTCGGCGAAAAATATTCGCGGCCCACGGCACGCAAGCTTCTGAAGGGGACTAAGGTAAAGGTGGGACGATTCCTGCCGCTACGTCACGGTGGCTACCTCAACCTCCGAAACCACCGCAAGATCCTGGTCGTCGATGGAAACCACGCCTTTACCGGGGGCATGAATATCGGGGACCGGCATGTGGTGGTCCGGCCCGTCCCGCCCCCTACGGTGGTGGACCTCCACTTTCTGGTAGAGGGGCCGGTGGTGGCCGACTTGCAGCGGGTTTTTCTGGAGGACTGGTATTTCGTGGCAGGGGAGATTCTCGATCACCCGAGTTATTTTCCCGAGCTGGCGCCGGCTGGGGGGGGGCTTGCACGGGTCATCAGCGACGGCCCCGACAAGGAGTTCCGGAAGCTTCACTGGATCTTGATGGGCGCACTTGCCTGCGCCACACGTTCGGTCCGGATAATGACCCCGTACTTCATTCCTGACCGGTCAATCATATCGGCGCTTATAACGTGCGCCATGCGCGGCGTCGATGTTACGCTCGTGCTGCCTGCGGAAAACAACCTGCCCTTTGTTCACTGGGCCACCCGCTCCTATCTCTGGGAGCTCCTTCAGCTTGGCATCAGGGTTTTCTACCAGCCCCCGCCTTTCGTTCATACCAAGCTCTTCGTGGTGGACGGGCTGTGGAGCCTGATAGGCTCGGCAAACCTGGATCCGCGCAGCCTGCGCCTCAATTTTGAGCTCAATCTGGAAGTGTATGACCGGGAACTTGGAAAGCGGCTGTCTGCCCACTTCGAGGACGTTCTATCCGTCTCGCAAGAAGTTACGCTGGAAGAGATGGATGCCAGGCCACTCCCTGAAAAGATCCGGGACTGCACGGCTAAGCTGTTCTCTCCTTATCTGTAACCCGCTACATTTATTCCCGATCAATCAATGTCGTTGACGCTCGTGCCTCGCAGGAAATCTGCCCATGTCAGTTTGAGGTGAAGGGCAGCTTTCGGGGTGCTACGCCTCTGTATGCGGCAGCCGGCTCTTAAGTCTCTCAAGAGCGGTCAAGACATCTTTTTGGCAATG from Geobacter sp. DSM 9736 includes the following:
- the cls gene encoding cardiolipin synthase: MLDNLLWALLLLALVSLSIGAAGHALLYKRDPRSAMGWIGVCITLPLFGPFFYWVMGVNRITRKARQWLESGRRLTGCEAFASREPEEAGSLPAGAGHLEELRALADRVVTCRLTGGSHITPLHNGEGAYPLMVAAIDAARHSVHLSTYIFDGDATGSKFIDALRRAAERGVEVRVIVDSLGEKYSRPTARKLLKGTKVKVGRFLPLRHGGYLNLRNHRKILVVDGNHAFTGGMNIGDRHVVVRPVPPPTVVDLHFLVEGPVVADLQRVFLEDWYFVAGEILDHPSYFPELAPAGGGLARVISDGPDKEFRKLHWILMGALACATRSVRIMTPYFIPDRSIISALITCAMRGVDVTLVLPAENNLPFVHWATRSYLWELLQLGIRVFYQPPPFVHTKLFVVDGLWSLIGSANLDPRSLRLNFELNLEVYDRELGKRLSAHFEDVLSVSQEVTLEEMDARPLPEKIRDCTAKLFSPYL